Proteins found in one Anaerolineae bacterium genomic segment:
- a CDS encoding glutamate--tRNA ligase — protein sequence MASEGTVRVRFAPSPTGRPHLGNMRTALFNWLFARSQGGAFVLRIEDTDQTRRIEGAVEAIYESLRWLGLDWDEGPDVGGPYGPYVQSERLALYQEWARYLIEHDKAYYCYCSSERLEQMRAEQLARGVPPRYDRRCRNLTAEERRALEAQGIQPVIRFKTPTSGKTEYTDLLLGKRQVRNATLDDFILMKSDGFPTYHLANIVDDHFMRITHVMRADEWLPSLPRHILLYQAFGWEPPAFIHLPLIVNKERKKLSKRDGDMELDWYRRQGYLPEAVANFLALMGWTPGTGSELMTLDEMVRHFSLERLSRSPAVFDLERLAWFNRQHLKRRPLADIVALCRPYLREAFGAETAWRPDCGFPDPEAWLAALVEAVYEELACLSEITDAVRFVFADVPLEPDAQQVLAEPAAGVVLAEFDQRLRRLADLRPESVQQMLAELRGALKASHGLAGRQVMFPLRAALTGRLHGPQLHLVIALLGRERCLERVARVRNALAERR from the coding sequence ATGGCATCTGAAGGTACCGTGCGGGTGCGCTTTGCGCCCAGCCCCACCGGCCGGCCGCACCTGGGCAACATGCGCACCGCACTGTTCAACTGGTTATTTGCCCGCTCCCAGGGCGGTGCTTTCGTCCTGCGCATCGAGGACACGGACCAGACGCGCCGCATCGAGGGGGCGGTCGAGGCCATATATGAGAGCCTGCGCTGGCTCGGCCTGGATTGGGACGAAGGCCCGGATGTGGGCGGCCCCTATGGGCCGTATGTGCAGTCGGAACGACTGGCGTTGTACCAGGAATGGGCGCGCTATCTGATCGAGCATGATAAGGCATATTACTGCTACTGTTCCAGCGAGCGGCTGGAGCAGATGCGGGCGGAGCAGTTAGCCCGCGGCGTGCCGCCGCGCTACGACCGGCGCTGTCGCAATCTGACCGCCGAGGAGCGCCGCGCCCTGGAGGCACAGGGCATTCAGCCGGTCATTCGCTTTAAGACGCCCACCTCCGGCAAAACGGAATATACCGACCTGCTGTTGGGGAAGCGCCAGGTGCGCAACGCCACCCTGGATGACTTCATCCTGATGAAATCGGACGGCTTCCCCACCTATCACCTGGCCAATATCGTGGATGACCATTTCATGCGCATCACACACGTCATGCGGGCGGATGAATGGCTTCCCAGCCTGCCGCGGCATATCCTGCTGTACCAGGCCTTTGGATGGGAGCCGCCGGCCTTCATCCACCTGCCGCTCATCGTCAATAAGGAGCGGAAGAAGCTCAGCAAGCGCGATGGGGACATGGAGCTGGACTGGTACCGCCGGCAGGGCTACCTGCCCGAGGCCGTGGCCAACTTCCTGGCACTCATGGGCTGGACGCCGGGCACCGGCAGTGAGCTGATGACGCTGGATGAGATGGTGCGCCACTTCTCGCTGGAACGGCTGTCCCGAAGCCCGGCGGTGTTTGACCTGGAGCGCCTGGCCTGGTTCAACCGCCAGCATCTCAAGCGCCGGCCGCTGGCTGATATTGTGGCGCTGTGCCGGCCGTACCTGCGGGAGGCCTTCGGCGCCGAGACGGCCTGGCGGCCGGACTGCGGCTTCCCCGACCCGGAGGCATGGCTGGCCGCCCTGGTGGAAGCGGTCTATGAGGAGCTGGCCTGTCTGTCCGAGATCACGGACGCAGTGCGCTTTGTCTTCGCGGATGTCCCGCTGGAGCCGGACGCCCAACAGGTGCTGGCGGAGCCGGCCGCCGGCGTTGTCCTGGCGGAGTTCGACCAGCGCCTGCGCCGGCTGGCGGACCTGCGGCCGGAGAGCGTCCAGCAGATGCTGGCGGAACTGCGGGGTGCGCTGAAAGCATCGCACGGGCTGGCCGGCCGGCAGGTCATGTTCCCCCTGCGCGCCGCGCTCACCGGCCGCCTGCACGGCCCCCA
- a CDS encoding cytidylate kinase-like family protein — MTIITVSRQMGAGADLVIAGVAKALELQVVDRALIGRAALAAGVPEVVFEELTYEGQRGLVQRMIELMGILAAGGVRPSQEPPTESVSPWALPFGGAFAAAFPSARDTAASLERYVQVIGMVVRDLAEQGNVLIVGMGGQAILRDDPRAVHVQILASFEDRLRRVMERDRCSRGEALRRLRASDEARGQYLRRHYGVDWMDPTLYHLVLNTSKLGTAGAVRAIVAVARHWQAGGMAVERDSGQPAGGPEGDETDGI; from the coding sequence ATGACGATTATCACGGTCTCGCGCCAGATGGGCGCGGGGGCGGATTTGGTGATCGCCGGCGTGGCAAAGGCTCTGGAATTACAGGTCGTTGACAGGGCGCTGATCGGCCGCGCCGCGCTGGCCGCCGGCGTGCCGGAGGTCGTCTTCGAGGAGCTGACCTACGAGGGACAGCGGGGGCTGGTACAGCGCATGATTGAGCTGATGGGCATACTGGCCGCCGGCGGCGTGCGCCCCTCCCAGGAACCTCCCACGGAGAGCGTCAGCCCCTGGGCGCTTCCCTTCGGAGGGGCGTTCGCCGCGGCCTTCCCTTCCGCCCGCGATACGGCGGCCAGCCTGGAGCGGTATGTGCAGGTCATCGGAATGGTGGTCCGCGATCTGGCGGAGCAGGGGAACGTGCTCATCGTCGGGATGGGCGGCCAGGCCATCTTGCGGGATGACCCGCGTGCCGTGCACGTGCAAATCCTGGCCTCGTTTGAGGACCGTCTGCGCCGGGTGATGGAGCGGGACAGGTGTTCGCGCGGGGAGGCTCTGCGCCGGCTGAGGGCCAGCGACGAAGCGCGCGGCCAGTACCTGCGCCGGCACTACGGCGTGGATTGGATGGACCCGACCCTGTATCACTTGGTGTTGAACACCTCGAAGCTGGGGACGGCCGGCGCCGTGCGCGCCATCGTGGCGGTGGCGCGACACTGGCAGGCGGGCGGTATGGCAGTGGAGCGGGACAGCGGCCAGCCCGCCGGCGGCCCCGAAGGAGACGAGACGGATGGCATCTGA